A genomic stretch from Arenicella xantha includes:
- a CDS encoding glycosyl hydrolase yields the protein MKFSRLILLSLLIVSGWLADRVEAREDGSVMMFAGQSREEFANYLFRVCVNGAECPVPAGAAFYTSLDAQGFDSPHANAQGDNHQDMWFLTQVADGLSVQIGLWLGADQLAAIGAGQTRTKIDLLASKLGALKRPIYLRVGYEFDGPHNNYQPELFIKAYIEIAKRMRQESNVHLVWHSYAMLPTFQGQDILAWYPGDEYVDWIGLSFFQVTDEGFHTGPNRERVLEVARQKNKPVMIGEASAIRYTARQKTLRGQAYWDYWYKPFFDLIESHDEIKAASIINVNWDSQRQHAILSWGDSQIDSDPIVLMNWRAKMREKYWDFSRD from the coding sequence ATGAAATTTAGTCGCTTAATCTTGCTTAGCTTATTGATTGTTTCAGGGTGGCTAGCCGACCGCGTCGAAGCACGTGAGGATGGTTCGGTGATGATGTTTGCCGGTCAAAGTCGCGAAGAGTTTGCTAATTATCTGTTCCGGGTCTGTGTTAACGGCGCGGAATGTCCGGTTCCGGCTGGCGCGGCATTTTATACATCGCTTGATGCGCAAGGCTTTGATTCTCCGCATGCTAATGCGCAAGGTGATAACCATCAAGATATGTGGTTTTTGACGCAAGTGGCAGACGGGCTGTCGGTGCAAATAGGCCTATGGTTAGGCGCAGATCAACTTGCTGCGATCGGCGCCGGCCAAACACGCACTAAGATCGATCTGCTGGCCAGCAAGCTTGGCGCGTTAAAACGACCTATTTATCTTCGAGTTGGCTATGAGTTTGATGGTCCGCATAATAACTATCAACCCGAATTGTTTATCAAAGCGTATATCGAAATTGCTAAGCGTATGCGGCAAGAGAGTAATGTTCATTTGGTTTGGCATTCCTATGCAATGTTGCCCACTTTTCAAGGGCAAGACATTCTTGCTTGGTACCCTGGTGATGAGTATGTTGATTGGATTGGGTTGAGTTTTTTTCAGGTTACCGACGAGGGCTTTCATACCGGGCCAAATCGTGAGCGTGTGTTGGAAGTGGCGAGGCAGAAGAATAAGCCAGTGATGATTGGCGAGGCCAGCGCGATTCGTTACACGGCCCGACAAAAAACCTTGCGTGGCCAGGCGTATTGGGATTATTGGTATAAACCATTTTTTGACCTAATTGAGTCACACGACGAAATTAAGGCTGCTTCTATCATTAATGTGAATTGGGATTCTCAGCGACAACACGCAATATTGAGCTGGGGCGATTCACAGATTGATTCTGACCCTATTGTGTTAATGAACTGGCGCGCGAAAATGCGAGAGAAATACTGGGATTTCAGCCGCGATTAA